TTGGAAATATCAGGAAAATATTCGACAATAATTAAGAGGAATTTGAACAATAGCCACCAGCTCTCTAAAATAAGTTTGTGGCATTAAAAATACCAAGTGAGTGAGGCAGGATGGAAATAAAGGATCTATAATAGAGAAGAGCCATGGATTGCTGAGTTCATTTTATACAATCTGATAGTTTTGTTACCACAAGCAGCATCTACTTACAagggtataaaatatttttggcacGTATTTCTAGTAAAAATTTACATATCaatttgacaatttaaaataagaaaacactagATGTAAATTTAAAGTCTCACATTAATAATTTGATTAGTGAAATGTCACTACTgaataaaaaagttataaatttagtgaatcaagaaaatataaatttacttttcttcaatGACACAATTAACTACTTCATAAAGTTTTTataaggactaaatgagataattaaCGTAAAGAATTCatcccacagtgcctggcacatggaaggTCTTCAATAAATTGTAGCCATTATTAGCTATTATTAGCCTTCTTTCTAGGAACTAAGTAGGTTCCATAAGAGCTATGACTTAATAAATCTTTTAGATCTCTTTGATGTCATAAACATAGTAAAGAGAAGTAGAATTCTTTGAAGGCTTTATAAAAGGTCTTACTCATGCACATATGATGTGTATCACGTATCCTGGGAAGGCATCCAGACTCTCGGACAGACATTTATCTCTACACTGGTATTTTCTCAATACTAAGGTAGTCCACAGATGGcttaatagaataataataatttttaaaaagctgcagtAGGAGGGAGTATGTTCCCTCATCCTAGCACAAACAGTAAggacaatattatttttttaaaaaaggaattattgtaatttatacattacaaatgctaccaaactgatacattaattttctttctctgggccagacatggtggctcacacctataatcctagtactttaggaggctaaggcaggcagattacttgagaccaggagtttgagaccagcctggccaacgtggtgaaaccctgtctctgctaaaagtacaaaaaattagccgggtggggtggcacatgcctgtaatcccagctactcaggaagctgaggcatgagaatcgcttgaatctgggagatggagattgcagtgagccgacatcacaccattgcactccagtctgggcgacagaaggagactgtctcaaaaagaaaaaaaaaaaaattctttctcgTGCCCTCTCCCAGCATTACCTAAGCATTTTGAGAACAAACTCACTAAGAACAGAGCAGCAGCCCAAGTCTACAATGTAAGCCTTACTTCAAGTTGCCTGATAGAAGATTCTCTCTCATGAATAAGGCGGAGGTCATCCTCTGTAATTTCTTCATCCTGCACCTGCACCTGAGGTTGCGTTTggctaacagaaaaaaaagaatgtggaaaaaagcAAAGATTGGTATTCAAAACAATGAGATTCATTTCCTATTTAAGATATATTCATTAAATAGTACGTTTTACTCTTCAAAGTCACAGAACTACTCACTTAAAAAATTCTAAGAATATAACAGAtacatgaataaaattttattcattttccatttcACTTATATCATTTTATCTAACATGAGTTTAGAGTTATTACTTAATTATTGGGAGCTATATTTGTCAACTGGGTATTTCTTCTTAGCTGATTTAAACCTCATATAAGGGAAAGTCTATATTATTAATTAAgtccataaacatttatttgaaaaattttatatattttatgataaatactttataattaaaatttttttcaaatttactcTGTTTTCAACATATAAACAACTTATATTGAAAGCTTTAATTCTGTTCCAAGGGCCTTAATGTATAAACTTTGAAAAATTACCTTTTGAtctgtaaaatgttttatatttcttaccTTTCCCAAGATACAAGATTCCTTTCTTTTGAGCTGTCCTCAGGAAAACCGCCCTGAATAATTTAGTAACAGGATGGAATGAGAAGTggcaaagaaagcaaaaatgagaaaaaataaacaacactcATATTTTCCCTAATAATCTAAACGATTTAtgtacatgtctgtgtgtgtgtgtgtgtgtgtgtgtgtgtgtgtgtgtgtgttgtgtgtgtagagagagaaagaagttcTTGTTCTAATTTTTCAGGTCAACTGCTTCAAGTAATAACATAATTATAAGTAATTTTATATTCTAAGTAAACAAACACTAATCATTCTCAAGGGCCAAATAAGTATTATTTAGTAAGCTTAATGTAGTCTTGGAATCCATATGTTAATGAATAAGAAAACTCGTGATAGTTTGTAagggaatttaaaattaaattaattcaaaattctATTGTAAAGCTTCATTGATTTTCTCCAGGCTCATGTTCATTTTCAATATTCAGACAACATAGTTGCGCCATTCATCTCCATCATCTTGGTGTAATCCAGGAGGAAAGTGCTTTCTATACGAGCATGTACACAAACAGAAAGCCTCCGTACCAAAACGATGTGAGAATACTACTCACGGTGTGATCCCTAATCTTTTTTGACAAAATACGtctctgtatttttatatactctgTAATCTTCTGTACaatgacacagaaaaaaaaaccacagtaaTGTATAATTATCATCTTCCCTAAAAATGGAgcagaaaagcataaaaatgaatattcaagTGCTGATTTCCAAGATATTCACAGATCTTTACGACTTAAAAAATTATGCTACTATAGACTTTGATAGGACCCTTAGGAAGTAAGGGTCGTTTCtagaatgtcttttaaaatactcACAGACACTCTGGAACTGGCTCTTACTCGAGCAACAAACTCTTTCTCTCGCTCAGCAGCTTGCCTCTGAACCTTTTGGAAGTTTGTCAGTGATGCTGTGAACTCTGCCACTAAGCGATCCTTCTGTATTTTCCTTTGACgctagaggaaagagaagaaaaagccaACTAGAATCTAGCTGTGAAGTAAAACAGTTTGCAGTAGTTGGTTCTTTATTTAATCCTGAAGTTTTCACTTGCTCCCCAATTACAGGGCCTTACAGATTAACTCTCAGCAACATTCTGATAGTATGTCAAATACTGAGCATATTTAACTGGAGGCAAAAGACCCATTATGCTGGATTTCTCACCTcaagttttcatgctgctaaaaactagctcattattttgaggctattttaAAGTAATTCCTTTTCAGGCAAATAAAGCCTTATACTTTTAGCTAAGTAATAACTTCCATTAAATAAGCAGGGAAATAAATATGTGCCCCCAGGACACCTCACATCTTGAATGAGCCTGCATATTCCACGCACTCAGCCCCGGAAGGCCAGGAAATAATTACTCAGGAAGCCTTTTCTGAGAACTTACTTAATTATGGGTCAGGGCAAATGCatggaaataatttttgctttattgaaCCACAGGATACTACCTGAGCAATTAAATATAGTTTTGTGTTCTGTGAACTAATCTCAAACAGAATTATTTTTGATTTCCTTTCTAGCATAATTTCCTTTCTAGCGTAACAGTTCAAAGATCCTACAATGTATTTGGTTTTTTTCACATTCAATGCATCAACAATGTGTCTTAAAGCTTGATACCTGTTCACTGGGGGTGGTGGGCAGAGATCCAAACTCTTTAATGTACTTATCTGTTTCTTTGGCAAGCTGGTTAGTATACTGCTGCTTCTGTTGCCTAAAGTGAGAAAACACGCATTACAACCAAAGGACTAATATACTTCTTTAAGCTACAACTCTGCCATTTGAATCAACACTGACAAAGAGTTGTACAAAAAATTGCCTTTTCATAAACTGGCTCTCAACTTTCTCTATCAAAAAAATTTCATATCCTATTCTTTGATAAATATTGAGCAAATACTACATGTCAGGTTCTTCACTGACACAGGGTAGGTGAGCTTAGAGAAATCAGTATCAACGACCATTTAGAAACACAGATGACTCAAATCAGAAGGAACTTGAAGGAGAGACTGTTGGATGTCTGATCCTTTGTTTGAGATACTGGGGATGTGGCAACCCTTAATCTGCATCTCACACCTGGAAGGTCAGGTGAGCAAGAAAAGATTTGTTGCCTTAGACTTTGCCCAGTTCCCAGATCTAGTTATAACTGGCCTCTCTTATTTCTCTATGTGAATAGATGCTATTCTCTATATGCtatagatacttaaaaaaaaaaaaaaaaaaaaaggtggtggtggccaggcacactggctcacacctgtcatcccaatactttgaggggctgaggcaggcggatcacttgaggccaagagcttgagaccaacttggccaacatggtgaaaccccatccctaccaaaaataaaaaaaattagccagatgcagtggtgcatgcctataatcccagctacttgagaggctgaggcaggagaatcacttaaacatgagaggtggaggttgcagtgagctcagattgcaccactgcacttcagcctgagcaacagaggaaaactcttgtctcaaaaaataaaaataaaaataaaaaggaaagagacaaTATTGATACAAATTTACTATTATTTAAGTTTGCGCTggaaaaaataatagcatttcCTTATAAAGGGAAGgaacacaataaataaaagaagtaaatTACAGTTATTCCTCAGTATCTTCAGGGGATTGCTTCCAGGACCCC
Above is a genomic segment from Piliocolobus tephrosceles isolate RC106 chromosome 5, ASM277652v3, whole genome shotgun sequence containing:
- the STX7 gene encoding syntaxin-7 isoform X2, producing the protein MSYTPGVGGDPAQLAQRISSNIQKITQCSVEIQRTLNQLGTPQDSPELRQQLQQKQQYTNQLAKETDKYIKEFGSLPTTPSEQRQRKIQKDRLVAEFTASLTNFQKVQRQAAEREKEFVARVRASSRVSGGFPEDSSKERNLVSWESQTQPQVQVQDEEITEDDLRLIHERESSIRQLEADIMDINEIFKDLGMMIHEQGDVIDSIEANVENAEVHVQQANQQLSRAADYQKKDSCMLM